One genomic window of Vulpes vulpes isolate BD-2025 chromosome 11, VulVul3, whole genome shotgun sequence includes the following:
- the LOC112928594 gene encoding olfactory receptor 51D1 encodes MQKPQLMVPVMATPNGTLVHPAYFLLVGIPGLGPNIHFWLAFPLCFMYALATLGNLAIVLIIRVERRLHEPMYLFLAMLSTIDLVLSSVTMPKMASLFLTGIQEIGFNVCLAQMFLIHALSAMESAVLLAMAFDRFVAICHPLRHASVLTGPTVAKIGLAALTRGFVFFFPLPFILKRLSYCQTHTVTHSFCLHQDIMKLSCTDTMVNVVYGLFIILSVMGVDSLFIGLSYILILKTVLDLSSRGAALKAFNTCVSHLCAVLVFYVPLIGLSVVHRLGGPTSMLHVVMANIYLLLPPVVNPVVYGAKTKEIRSRVLHIFSQGGR; translated from the coding sequence ATGCAGAAGCCTCAGCTCATGGTTCCTGTCATGGCCACTCCAAATGGAACTCTGGTCCACCCAGCATATTTCCTGCTGGTGGGCATTCCTGGCCTGGGGCCTAACATACACTTTTGGCTGGCTTTTCCGCTGTGTTTTATGTATGCCTTGGCCACCCTGGGGAACCTGGCCATTGTCCTTATCATCCGTGTAGAAAGGCGCCTGCATGAGCCCATGTACCTCTTCTTGGCCATGCTTTCTACCATTGACCTAGTTCTGTCTTCTGTCACTATGCCCAAGATGGCCAGCCTCTTCCTGACTGGCATCCAGGAGATAGGATTCAATGTTTGTCTGGCTCAGATGTTCCTTATCCATGCTCTGTCAGCCATGGAGTCAGCAGTCCTGCTGGCCATGGCTTTTGACCGCTTTGTGGCCATCTGCCATCCACTGCGGCATGCTTCTGTGCTCACAGGGCCTACTGTGGCCAAGATTGGACTAGCTGCCCTTACCAGgggatttgttttcttcttcccacTGCCCTTCATCCTGAAGCGGTTGTCATATTGCCAAACACATACTGTCACACACTCCTTCTGTTTGCACCAAGATATTATGAAGTTGTCCTGTACTGATACCATGGTTAATGTAGTATATGGACTCTTCATTATCCTCTCAGTGATGGGTGTGGACTCCCTCTTTATTGGCCTCTCCTACATCCTCATACTGAAGACTGTATTGGATCTGTCTTCTCGGGGGGCAGCACTCAAGGCTTTTAACACATGCGTCTCCCATCTCTGTGCTGTCCTGGTCTTCTATgtgcccctcattgggctctcaGTGGTGCACAGGCTGGGGGGTCCTACCTCCATGCTCCATGTGGTTATGGCTAATATCTATCTTCTGCTACCACCTGTGGTCAATCCTGTTGTCTATGGAGCCAAGACCAAGGAGATCCGTTCACGGGTCCTCCATATCTTCTCACAGGGTGGTAGGTGA
- the TRIM68 gene encoding E3 ubiquitin-protein ligase TRIM68, with the protein MDPAALVEAIVEEVACPICMTFLREPVSIDCGHSFCHSCLSGLWEVPGESQNWGYTCPLCRAPVQPRNLRPNWQLANVVEKIHLLGLHPGMGLKGDVCELHGEQLKMFCKEDGLIICETCSQSSEHEAHSVVPMEDVTWEYKWKLHEALEHLRKEQDEAWKLEVDERKRTASWKIQVEIRKQSIIWEFEKYQRLLKKKQPPGRRLEVEAAAALASLEQEEAETMQKLEQNHNELIQQSQALWKMIAELEERSQRPVRWMLQSIEEVLNRSKSWSLQRPEPISLELKTDCRVLGLREILKTYAADVRLDPDTAYSRLVVSEDRKCVHYGDTKQNLPDNPERFYRYNIVLGSQCISSGRHYWEVEVGDRSEWGLGVCKENVDRKEVVYLSPHYGFWVIRLRKGNEYRAGTDEYPLLSLPVPPRRVGVFLDYEAHDISFYNVTDNGSHIFTFPHYPFPGRLLPYFSPCYSIGANNMAPLAICPLDGEY; encoded by the exons ATGGATCCTGCAGCATTGGTGGAAGCCATTGTGGAAGAAGTGGCCTGTCCCATCTGCATGACCTTTCTAAGGGAGCCTGTGAGCATCGACTGTGGCCACAGCTTCTGCCACAGCTGTCTCTCTGGACTATGGGAGGTCCCAGGAGAATCCCAGAACTGGGGTTATACCTGTCCCCTCTGCCGGGCTCCTGTCCAGCCAAGGAACCTGCGGCCTAATTGGCAGTTGGCCAATGTTGTAGAAAAAATTCATCTGTTGGGGCTGCACCCAGGAATGGGGCTGAAGGGCGATGTGTGTGAGCTCCACGGGGAACAGCTGAAGATGTTCTGCAAAGAGGATGGCCTGATCATCTGTGAGACCTGCAGCCAGTCCTCTGAGCATGAGGCCCACAGTGTTGTGCCCATGGAGGATGTCACCTGGGAATATAAG TGGAAACTCCACGAGGCTCTGGAACATCTGAGGAAAGAGCAAGATGAGGCCTGGAAGCTGGAAGTTGATGAGAGGAAACGAACTGCCAGCTGGAAG ATACAGGTAGAAATCCGAAAGCAGAGTATTATATGGGAGTTTGAGAAATACCAGAGATTACTAAAGAAAAAACAGCCACCAGGTCGGCGACTGGAGGTAGAAGCAGCTGCAGCTTTGGCCAGCCTGGAGCAGGAAGAGGCGGAGACCATGCAGAAACTAGAGCAGAATCACAATGAGCTCATCCAGCAGAGCCAGGCGCTGTGGAAGATGATTGCAGAGCTGGAAGAGAGATCTCAGAGGCCTGTCCGCTGGATGCTACAG AGTATTGAGGAAGTCTTAAACAG GAGCAAGTCTTGGAGTCTGCAGAGGCCAGAACCAATCTCCCTGGAGCTGAAGACAGACTGCCGAGTGCTGGGGCTAAGAGAGATTTTGAAGACATATGCAG CTGATGTGCGCCTGGATCCAGACACCGCCTATTCTCGCCTCGTTGTGTCTGAGGACAGAAAATGTGTGCACTATGGAGACACCAAGCAGAATCTACCAGACAATCCTGAGAGATTTTACCGCTACAATATCGTCCTGGGCAGCCAGTGCATCTCCTCAGGCCGGCACTACTGGGAGGTGGAAGTGGGAGACAGGTCAGAATGGGGCCTGGGAGTGTGTAAGGAAAATGTAGACCGGAAGGAGGTGGTCTATTTATCTCCCCACTACGGATTCTGGGTGATCAGGCTGCGGAAGGGAAATGAGTACCGAGCAGGCACCGATGAATACCCTCTCCTGTCCTTGCCAGTCCCTCCCCGCCGGGTGGGGGTCTTCTTGGATTATGAGGCCCATGATATCTCCTTCTACAATGTGACTGACAACGGCTCCCACATTTTCACTTTCCCTCACTATCCCTTCCCTGGACGTCTCCTGCCCTACTTTAGTCCTTGCTACAGCATTGGAGCAAACAACATGGCTCCTCTGGCCATCTGCCCCCTGGATGGGGAGTACTAA
- the LOC112928713 gene encoding olfactory receptor 52I2-like — MLGIPYNHTMETPATFFLVGIPGLQSSHLWLAISLSATYIISLLGNTLIMTVIWMDFTLQEPMYCFLYVLAAVDIVMASSVVPKMVSIFFSGDGSISFNACFTQMYFVHAATSVETGLLLAMAFDRYIAICKPLHYKRILTPKLMLVMSVAITIRAVIFMTPLSWMLSHLPFCGSNVVLHSYCEHIAVAKLACADPMPSSLYSVIGSSIIVGSDVALIAASYHLILRAVCGLASKNAQLKALSTCGSHVGVMALYYLPGMASIYVAWLGRDTVPLHTQVLLADLYLIIPPTLNPIIYGLRTKQIRKRTWNLLMNCLFDHSKLGS, encoded by the coding sequence ATGTTGGGGATACCTTACAACCACACAATGGAAACCCCTGCCACCTTCTTCCTTGTGGGTATCCCAGGTTTGCAGTCTTCACATCTTTGGCTGGCTATTTCACTGAGTGCAACGTATATCATATCTCTGTTAGGAAACACACTCATAATGACTGTTATCTGGATGGATTTCACTCTACAAGAGCCCATGTATTGCTTTCTGTATGTTTTGGCTGCTGTTGACATTGTTATGGCCTCCTCTGTTGTACCCAAGATGGTGAGCATCTTCTTCTCAGGAGATGGCTCCATCAGCTTTAATGCTTGTTTCACTCAGATGTATTTTGTCCATGCAGCCACATCTGTGGAGACGGGGCTACTGCTAGCCATGGCTTTTGACCGCTATATAGCCATCTGTAAGCCCCTACACTACAAGAGAATTCTCACACCTAAATTGATGCTGGTAATGAGTGTGGCCATCACCATCAGAGCTGTCATATTCATGACTCCATTGAGTTGGATGTTAAGTCATCTGCCTTTTTGTGGCTCCAATGTGGTTCTCCATTCCTACTGTGAACACATAGCTGTGGCCAAGCTGGCATGTGCTGACCCCATGCCCAGTAGTCTCTACAGTGTAATTGGATCCTCCATTATTGTGGGCTCTGATGTAGCCCTCATTGCTGCCTCTTATCACCTAATTCTCCGGGCAGTATGTGGTCTGGCCTCAAAGAATGCTCAGCTGAAAGCATTAAGCACATGTGGCTCTCATGTGGGGGTTATGGCTCTGTACTATTTACCTGGGATGGCATCAATCTATGTGGCCTGGCTAGGGAGGGATACAGTGCCTCTGCATACTCAAGTACTGTTAGCTGACTTGTATCTGATTATTCCACCCACCTTAAACCCTATCATTTATGGTCTGAGGACCAAACAAATACGGAAGCGAACATGGAACTTGCTGATGAACTGCCTCTTTGACCACTCCAAGCTGGGTTCATAA